In Rhodobacter sp. 24-YEA-8, the following are encoded in one genomic region:
- the ruvC gene encoding crossover junction endodeoxyribonuclease RuvC: MRVIGIDPGLRNLGWGVIDVAGSRLTHVANGICHSDATTGDLARRLASLHFQLTRVFQDWQPGTAAVEHTFVNKDAVATLKLGQARGIALLVPAQFGLEVGEYAPNAVKKTVVGVGHAAKQQVDHMVRLHLPGAQVAGPDAADALAIAICHAHHTQSAGRLQAAVKRAAG, from the coding sequence ATGCGCGTAATCGGCATTGATCCGGGGCTCAGGAACCTTGGCTGGGGGGTGATTGATGTCGCGGGATCGCGTCTGACCCATGTCGCGAATGGCATCTGCCATTCAGATGCAACGACCGGAGACCTCGCGCGCCGCCTCGCCTCGCTGCATTTCCAGCTGACCCGGGTGTTTCAGGACTGGCAGCCGGGAACGGCGGCAGTCGAACATACCTTTGTCAACAAGGATGCGGTGGCGACGCTGAAACTTGGCCAGGCGCGGGGGATCGCATTGCTGGTTCCGGCGCAATTCGGGCTGGAGGTCGGGGAATATGCGCCAAATGCGGTGAAAAAAACAGTGGTCGGCGTGGGCCATGCCGCTAAACAACAGGTGGATCATATGGTGCGGCTGCATTTGCCGGGCGCGCAGGTGGCGGGGCCGGATGCGGCGGATGCGCTTGCGATCGCCATCTGCCACGCCCATCACACGCAAAGCGCGGGCCGGTTGCAGGCCGCCGTGAAAAGGGCCGCCGGTTGA
- the htpX gene encoding zinc metalloprotease HtpX gives MGNIRTFALMAVLTALFMGLGALLGGATGAVVALLIAAAMNLYTYWNSDKSVLRMTGARAVDERSAPDLVGMVNQLADAAGMPRPKVYIMETAQPNAFATGRNPENAAVAATTGLLNSLSREEIAAVMAHELAHIKNRDTLTMTVTATFAGAIAMLANFGMFFGNSDRERPGGMIGTIALMILAPMAAGIVQMAISRSREYEADRLGAEICGRPDWLASALRKIDGLARGRMNVQAEKDPALAHMFIINPLNGRGADNLFSTHPATENRIAALMELRPTRQEGHIGRSSVPKSGRKIRQDPWG, from the coding sequence ATGGGAAATATCCGCACTTTCGCCCTGATGGCGGTGCTGACAGCGCTGTTTATGGGGCTGGGCGCGTTGCTCGGAGGCGCGACCGGCGCCGTTGTCGCGCTTTTGATCGCGGCGGCGATGAACCTCTATACATATTGGAATTCCGATAAATCGGTCTTGCGGATGACCGGCGCCCGGGCCGTAGATGAGCGCTCCGCCCCGGATCTCGTGGGCATGGTGAACCAGCTGGCGGATGCCGCCGGAATGCCGCGCCCGAAGGTCTATATTATGGAGACCGCGCAACCCAATGCCTTTGCCACCGGGCGCAACCCCGAGAATGCCGCAGTGGCGGCGACGACGGGCCTGTTGAACAGCCTTTCACGCGAAGAGATCGCGGCGGTGATGGCGCATGAGCTGGCACATATCAAAAACCGCGACACGCTGACGATGACAGTGACCGCGACTTTCGCCGGCGCCATCGCGATGCTGGCGAATTTCGGCATGTTCTTCGGAAATTCCGACCGCGAGCGCCCCGGTGGTATGATCGGGACCATCGCGCTGATGATCCTCGCCCCGATGGCGGCAGGGATCGTGCAAATGGCCATCTCGCGCAGCCGGGAATATGAGGCGGACCGGCTTGGCGCCGAAATCTGCGGCCGTCCGGACTGGCTCGCCTCTGCGCTGCGCAAGATCGACGGGCTGGCGCGGGGACGGATGAATGTCCAGGCCGAGAAGGATCCGGCGCTGGCCCATATGTTCATCATCAACCCGCTGAACGGGCGCGGCGCCGATAACCTCTTTTCCACGCATCCCGCGACGGAAAACCGGATCGCGGCCCTGATGGAGCTGCGCCCGACCCGTCAGGAGGGCCATATCGGCCGCAGTTCCGTTCCGAAATCCGGGCGCAAAATCCGCCAGGACCCATGGGGCTGA
- the ruvB gene encoding Holliday junction branch migration DNA helicase RuvB: MTQPDPSLRPDRLPEDSDRALRPQALEDFTGQAEARANLRVFIESAKMRGEAMDHTLFHGPPGLGKTTLAQIMARELGVGFRMTSGPVLARPGDLAAILTNLEPRDVLFIDEIHRLSPVVEEVLYPAMEDFALDLVIGEGPAARTVRIDLQPFTLVGATTRLGLLTTPLRDRFGIPTRLQFYTEDELFRIVSRGAGLLGIEADEPGCREIARRARGTPRIAGRLLRRVVDFALVEAGGRISRELADRALTRLGVDTIGLDGADRRYLSLLAENYGGGPVGVETIAAALSEPRDALEEVIEPYLLQQGLIQRTPRGRMLAAKAWRHLGLVAPRPPLGQSDFFQD; encoded by the coding sequence ATGACCCAGCCCGACCCCTCGCTTCGCCCTGACCGCCTGCCAGAAGACAGTGACCGCGCGCTGCGCCCTCAGGCATTGGAGGATTTTACCGGCCAGGCCGAGGCCCGTGCCAATCTGCGCGTCTTTATCGAAAGCGCGAAGATGCGCGGCGAGGCGATGGATCACACTTTGTTCCATGGCCCGCCTGGCCTTGGCAAGACCACCCTGGCGCAGATCATGGCGCGCGAACTTGGCGTGGGCTTTCGCATGACATCGGGGCCAGTGCTGGCGCGTCCCGGCGACCTTGCCGCCATCCTCACCAATCTTGAGCCGCGCGATGTGCTTTTCATCGACGAGATCCACCGGCTGTCTCCGGTGGTCGAAGAGGTGCTTTACCCGGCGATGGAGGATTTCGCGCTGGATCTGGTGATCGGCGAGGGGCCGGCGGCGCGCACGGTCCGGATTGATCTGCAACCCTTCACTCTGGTCGGCGCCACCACGCGCCTTGGCCTCCTGACCACGCCGTTGCGCGACCGGTTCGGCATTCCGACCCGGCTGCAATTCTACACCGAAGATGAGCTGTTTCGCATCGTCTCGCGGGGCGCAGGCCTCCTTGGCATCGAGGCTGACGAGCCGGGCTGCCGCGAGATCGCGCGGCGCGCGCGCGGCACGCCCCGTATCGCCGGCCGTCTTCTGCGCCGGGTGGTCGATTTCGCACTGGTCGAGGCCGGTGGCCGCATCAGCCGCGAGCTTGCCGACCGCGCGCTGACCCGGCTTGGCGTGGACACGATCGGGCTTGATGGGGCCGATCGCCGCTATCTCTCGCTGCTTGCCGAGAATTATGGTGGTGGCCCGGTCGGCGTGGAGACCATTGCCGCCGCGCTGTCAGAGCCACGCGACGCGCTGGAAGAGGTGATCGAGCCCTATCTGTTGCAACAGGGGCTGATTCAGCGCACCCCGCGCGGGCGGATGCTTGCCGCCAAAGCCTGGCGCCATCTCGGGCTCGTGGCGCCGCGCCCGCCTCTGGGGCAGAGTGATTTCTTCCAGGATTGA
- a CDS encoding MBL fold metallo-hydrolase, with the protein MSGLTRRHALFATASLPFAAAATLGLPQKASAQAELQGAGGGLFRRFRHGAFEVTTLLAGTGENSNPKGTFGLNVSDADFAASSQAAFIPVDRAVNFFTPVLVNTGKELILFDTGLAAEGVLAALGQAGISPQQVDAVVLTHMHADHIGGLTMSDGATPVFPRARYITSQIEYDYWAGQENEGFEKKVRPLRDLTRFVTDGGEAAPGITALAAYGHTPGHMAWMIESEGKLLVLTADTANHYVWSLENPDWEVRFDLDKTEAAATRKRIFGMIAADRLPFIGYHMPFPGLGYAEPKGAGFRFVPHSYQLAFDA; encoded by the coding sequence ATGTCAGGACTGACCCGCCGCCACGCGCTTTTTGCGACTGCCTCCCTGCCTTTTGCCGCCGCCGCAACCCTTGGCCTGCCGCAAAAAGCCAGCGCCCAGGCCGAGTTGCAGGGCGCCGGAGGCGGCCTCTTCCGCCGCTTCCGCCATGGCGCATTCGAGGTGACGACGCTCCTTGCCGGCACGGGCGAGAATTCCAATCCGAAAGGCACTTTCGGGCTGAATGTCAGCGACGCGGATTTCGCTGCGTCGTCGCAGGCGGCGTTTATCCCTGTCGACCGCGCCGTGAATTTCTTCACGCCGGTCCTCGTCAATACCGGCAAAGAACTCATCCTCTTTGACACCGGGCTCGCGGCCGAAGGCGTACTGGCGGCGCTCGGCCAGGCGGGGATCTCACCGCAACAGGTGGATGCGGTTGTGCTGACCCATATGCATGCCGACCATATCGGCGGGCTGACCATGTCGGATGGCGCCACGCCGGTTTTCCCGCGTGCACGCTACATCACCTCGCAGATCGAATATGACTACTGGGCCGGCCAGGAGAATGAAGGCTTTGAGAAAAAGGTCCGCCCGTTGCGCGATCTGACGAGGTTCGTCACCGATGGCGGCGAGGCCGCTCCCGGCATCACCGCGCTTGCCGCCTATGGCCATACGCCAGGCCATATGGCCTGGATGATCGAGAGCGAGGGCAAGCTGCTCGTTCTCACCGCCGATACCGCAAATCACTATGTCTGGTCTTTGGAAAACCCCGACTGGGAGGTGCGGTTCGATCTCGACAAGACCGAGGCCGCCGCCACCCGCAAGCGCATCTTCGGCATGATCGCCGCCGACCGCCTGCCCTTCATCGGCTATCATATGCCGTTCCCGGGCCTTGGCTATGCCGAGCCAAAAGGGGCGGGCTTCCGCTTCGTCCCCCACAGCTATCAGCTGGCTTTTGATGCTTAA
- the ruvA gene encoding Holliday junction branch migration protein RuvA — protein sequence MIGKISGRLDWKGLDTVLIDCRGVGYIVHVSDRTLAGLPPEGEMVALYTDLLVREDLLQLFGFPTMMEKEWHKLLMTVQGVGAKASMAILGALGAEGAARAITLGDARAVQAAPGVGPKLAQRVILELKSKAPSLMARGAGLAHGDAPVLEEPEAAPAPAPRKAAKPKPPSEGAIRAAYTADALSALANLGYGTSDAAEAVARVSGENPEADTAALIRLALKLLAPR from the coding sequence ATGATCGGAAAAATTTCGGGGCGGCTGGACTGGAAGGGGCTCGATACGGTGCTGATCGACTGCCGGGGCGTCGGCTATATTGTCCATGTCTCGGACCGCACGCTGGCGGGTCTGCCGCCCGAGGGCGAGATGGTGGCGCTTTATACCGACCTGCTGGTGCGCGAGGATCTTTTGCAGCTCTTCGGCTTTCCGACCATGATGGAAAAGGAATGGCATAAGCTTTTGATGACGGTGCAGGGGGTGGGCGCCAAGGCCTCGATGGCGATCCTCGGTGCGCTCGGGGCCGAGGGGGCCGCGCGGGCGATCACGCTGGGGGATGCGCGGGCGGTGCAGGCGGCGCCCGGCGTTGGTCCGAAACTGGCGCAGCGCGTGATCCTCGAGCTGAAATCGAAAGCGCCATCTCTCATGGCGCGTGGCGCCGGCCTCGCTCATGGCGATGCACCGGTTCTGGAAGAACCCGAAGCCGCGCCTGCGCCTGCGCCGCGCAAAGCCGCAAAGCCGAAACCCCCGTCCGAAGGGGCGATCCGCGCCGCTTATACCGCCGATGCGCTCTCGGCACTGGCCAATCTCGGCTATGGGACGTCGGATGCGGCCGAGGCCGTGGCGCGGGTCTCGGGCGAAAACCCCGAAGCAGATACGGCGGCGCTGATCCGGCTCGCGCTGAAACTTCTCGCGCCGCGCTGA
- a CDS encoding thymidine phosphorylase, giving the protein MEPARVIATIRDGNTPDEEDLRGFALGLASGAVSDAQAGAFAMAVLLRGLSDEGRVALMEGMRDSGRRLRWSLPGPVVDKHSTGGIGDCISLLLAPALAACDAWVPMVSGRGLGFTGGTLDKLEAIPGLRTALPEAEMQLQVSRIGCAIVAAGEALAPADRRLYAIRAVTGTVESIDLITASILSKKLAAGVGALVLDVKCGSGAFMKTLADAEKLARALVRVAQGAGCQARALITDMDQPLATAAGNALEVIEVMETLTGTSVNSDLRLLAGDLGGEALALAGLTPDAQAGAAKILTALDSGRAAEIFGRMVAAQGGPSDFVERWPDRLPSAPVVMEVPPPAGLADGGIITAVDGEALGHVVVALGGGRTHEGARINPSVGLSDLAAPGEDVADGAPLAMVHASSIESAEAAVAAVQRAYRISDPAGFAQDGMAGGCTPGDGPLVLKRIG; this is encoded by the coding sequence ATGGAGCCCGCCCGTGTCATCGCGACCATCCGCGACGGCAATACCCCCGATGAGGAAGACCTGCGCGGCTTCGCGCTCGGGCTTGCCAGCGGCGCGGTCTCGGATGCCCAGGCGGGGGCTTTCGCGATGGCGGTGCTTTTGCGCGGCCTGTCGGATGAAGGGCGCGTCGCGCTGATGGAAGGGATGCGTGACAGCGGGCGCCGGTTGCGCTGGTCGCTGCCTGGTCCGGTGGTGGACAAGCATTCGACGGGCGGCATCGGCGATTGCATTTCGCTTTTGCTGGCGCCGGCGCTGGCCGCCTGTGACGCCTGGGTTCCGATGGTCTCGGGGCGCGGGCTTGGCTTTACCGGCGGCACGCTCGATAAGCTCGAGGCGATCCCGGGGCTGCGCACCGCACTGCCCGAAGCTGAAATGCAGCTTCAGGTCTCGCGGATCGGCTGCGCGATCGTCGCGGCGGGAGAGGCGCTGGCCCCGGCGGATCGCCGGCTTTACGCAATCCGCGCTGTCACCGGCACGGTCGAAAGCATCGACCTGATAACCGCCTCGATCCTGTCGAAAAAGCTCGCGGCGGGGGTCGGAGCGCTGGTGCTTGACGTGAAATGCGGCTCTGGGGCGTTCATGAAGACGCTTGCGGATGCCGAAAAGCTGGCGCGCGCCCTGGTGCGAGTGGCGCAGGGCGCAGGTTGTCAGGCGCGGGCACTGATCACCGATATGGATCAGCCGCTTGCGACCGCCGCCGGCAATGCGCTGGAAGTGATCGAGGTGATGGAGACGCTGACCGGTACTTCGGTCAATTCCGACCTGCGGCTTCTGGCCGGCGATCTGGGTGGCGAGGCGCTGGCGCTGGCGGGGCTGACCCCGGATGCGCAGGCGGGGGCCGCGAAGATCCTTACAGCCCTGGATTCCGGCCGGGCGGCCGAGATCTTTGGCCGAATGGTCGCAGCCCAGGGCGGGCCATCGGATTTCGTCGAACGCTGGCCGGACCGCCTGCCCTCGGCCCCGGTGGTGATGGAGGTCCCGCCCCCCGCAGGTCTGGCAGATGGCGGTATCATCACCGCGGTTGACGGCGAGGCGCTTGGCCATGTGGTCGTGGCGCTTGGCGGCGGCAGAACGCATGAAGGGGCGCGGATCAACCCTTCGGTCGGGCTTTCCGATCTGGCCGCACCGGGCGAAGATGTGGCGGATGGCGCGCCGCTGGCCATGGTCCATGCCAGCAGCATCGAAAGCGCCGAGGCGGCGGTGGCCGCCGTGCAGCGCGCCTACCGGATCTCGGATCCGGCGGGCTTTGCGCAGGATGGCATGGCCGGCGGCTGCACGCCAGGGGACGGGCCGCTTGTGTTGAAAAGGATCGGCTGA
- a CDS encoding 50S ribosomal protein L11 methyltransferase, whose translation MPTWSALTTLTGEEAARALGEAIEDQEPEPYGVGVFEVEDGSGLWEVGAYYTEAPDDIVLDILAAAYGAKSFLISELPEVDWVAKVQRELHPVDAGRFFVFGSHDADKVPEGRVALQIEATMAFGTGHHGTTLGCLLAFDKLYEEGYRPAKVADIGAGTAVLAMAAAKMLPDALVIASDIDPVAVDVAKANVAINDLEGRIECVEAAGFDHRRLRDEAPWDLVFANILKGPLVELAPIMSKMTKPGSKVILSGLLVVQAESIIESYVASQFRLQDRNDLGEWSALIMERV comes from the coding sequence ATGCCAACCTGGTCCGCTCTGACCACGCTTACCGGCGAAGAGGCCGCCCGCGCGCTTGGCGAGGCGATCGAGGATCAGGAGCCCGAGCCCTATGGCGTCGGCGTTTTCGAGGTCGAGGACGGGTCCGGCCTCTGGGAGGTGGGTGCCTATTATACCGAGGCCCCTGATGACATCGTGCTGGATATTCTCGCCGCCGCCTATGGCGCGAAAAGCTTCCTGATTTCCGAACTCCCCGAGGTTGACTGGGTCGCGAAAGTTCAGCGCGAGCTGCATCCGGTCGATGCCGGGCGCTTCTTCGTGTTTGGCAGCCATGACGCAGATAAGGTGCCCGAGGGGCGCGTCGCGTTGCAGATCGAGGCGACCATGGCCTTTGGCACCGGCCATCACGGCACCACGCTGGGCTGCCTTCTGGCGTTCGACAAGCTTTACGAGGAGGGCTACCGCCCCGCCAAAGTCGCCGATATCGGCGCGGGCACGGCGGTGCTGGCAATGGCTGCGGCGAAAATGCTGCCCGATGCGCTGGTGATTGCCTCGGATATCGACCCGGTGGCGGTGGATGTCGCCAAAGCCAATGTGGCGATCAATGATCTGGAGGGCCGCATTGAATGCGTCGAGGCCGCCGGGTTCGACCACCGCAGGCTGCGCGACGAAGCGCCCTGGGACCTGGTCTTTGCCAATATCCTGAAAGGGCCGCTGGTCGAACTGGCACCGATCATGTCGAAAATGACAAAGCCGGGATCGAAGGTGATTCTTTCCGGCCTGCTGGTCGTTCAGGCGGAAAGCATCATTGAAAGTTACGTGGCTTCCCAGTTTCGTTTGCAAGACAGAAACGATCTGGGTGAATGGTCGGCATTGATCATGGAGCGTGTGTAA
- a CDS encoding zinc-finger domain-containing protein, whose amino-acid sequence MTLPAPDTKIVTTWKVACDGGEGALGHPRVWLAIPQDSGFVECGYCDRRFEIDRAHAHDDH is encoded by the coding sequence ATGACCCTGCCAGCCCCTGACACCAAGATCGTCACCACCTGGAAAGTGGCCTGCGACGGCGGCGAGGGCGCTCTGGGTCACCCGCGCGTCTGGCTTGCCATCCCGCAGGACAGCGGCTTTGTCGAATGCGGCTATTGCGACCGCCGGTTCGAGATCGACCGCGCCCATGCGCATGATGATCACTGA
- the polA gene encoding DNA polymerase I: MTFGKGHHLHLIDGSAYIFRAYHALPPLTKSDGTPVGAVQGFSNILWGEITKERSSGAATHIAVVFDHSSKTFRNDIYPDYKANRPPPPEDLRPQFPLTREATRAFNVACIEQPGYEADDIIATLARLAVEAGGSATIISSDKDLMQLVRPGVDILEPMKNRQIGPDEVFEKFGVGPDRVVDVQALAGDAVDNVPGAPGIGLKTAALLINEYGSLEELLERAGEIKQPKRRETLIDNRDQILTSKQLVSLDADVPLEVTLDQLEVLKPDAEKLLGFLTHMEFRGLSRRVAEKLKVEVPVIEAAKPATAVATEVEVPAISEAGYVTITDHATLDAWIARIREIGHVAVDTETTSLDEMQADLVGISLSVDTGIAAYIPLAHVKGGDDLFGAAERVAGQLDPAEVLAKLKPMLEDPSILKIGQNIKYDWKIFARQHPSIRIAPFDDTMLMSYAMFAGLNNHGMDELSEKYLGHHTKPIKDLIGTGKSQVTFDKVEIAAAAAYAAEDADVTLRFWQQFKPRLHREKVTTVYETLERPLVTVLAEMEMAGVKVDRDTLSRMSNAFAQKLAQYEDEIVEIAGEKFNPGSPKQLGEVLFDRLGVPGGEKGKTGAYGTGADILEDVTTLEDSHPQGAKLAAKILDWRQIAKLKSTYTDALQQAINPETGRVHTSYSIAGANTGRLASTDPNLQNIPVRTEEGRRIREAFVAPEGRVLVSLDYSQIELRILAHIANIPALKQAFKDGLDIHAMTASEMFGVPVEGMDPMIRRQAKAINFGVIYGISGFGLARNLRIPRAEAQGFIDRYFERFPGIRAYMDETIDFAKKHEFVQTLFGRRINTPQINAKGPGAGFAKRAAINAPIQGTAADVIRRAMIRMPAAIAGIDARMLLQVHDELLFEVAEDQADRLIAVAKEVMETASDPAVKLDVRLVVEAGTGRNWAEAH, encoded by the coding sequence ATGACGTTCGGCAAAGGCCATCACCTGCATCTGATCGACGGCTCGGCCTATATTTTCCGGGCCTATCATGCGCTGCCGCCCCTGACGAAATCCGATGGCACGCCGGTGGGTGCGGTGCAGGGGTTCTCGAATATCCTCTGGGGCGAAATCACGAAAGAGCGCTCTTCGGGCGCGGCCACCCATATCGCGGTGGTGTTCGACCATTCGTCCAAAACTTTCCGCAACGATATCTACCCCGATTACAAGGCAAACCGTCCGCCGCCGCCCGAGGATCTGCGCCCGCAATTCCCGCTGACGCGCGAGGCGACGCGGGCCTTCAACGTCGCCTGTATCGAACAGCCGGGCTATGAGGCCGATGACATCATTGCGACCCTGGCGCGGCTTGCCGTCGAGGCCGGGGGCTCGGCGACGATCATCTCATCCGACAAGGATCTGATGCAGCTGGTGCGCCCAGGCGTCGATATTCTCGAACCGATGAAAAACCGCCAGATCGGCCCGGATGAGGTATTCGAGAAATTCGGCGTCGGGCCGGACCGGGTGGTCGATGTGCAGGCGCTCGCGGGGGACGCGGTCGACAATGTGCCGGGCGCGCCGGGCATCGGGCTGAAAACGGCGGCTTTGCTGATCAATGAATATGGCTCGCTTGAAGAGCTTCTGGAGCGCGCGGGCGAGATCAAACAGCCCAAGCGGCGCGAGACGCTGATCGACAATCGCGACCAGATCCTGACCTCGAAACAGCTCGTCTCGCTGGATGCTGATGTGCCGCTGGAGGTGACGCTGGATCAGCTGGAAGTACTGAAGCCTGACGCTGAAAAGCTGCTGGGCTTTCTGACCCATATGGAATTCCGCGGTCTGTCGCGCCGGGTGGCCGAAAAGCTGAAGGTCGAGGTGCCGGTGATCGAGGCAGCGAAACCCGCCACCGCCGTCGCGACCGAGGTGGAAGTGCCCGCAATCAGCGAGGCCGGCTACGTCACCATCACCGATCATGCCACGCTGGATGCCTGGATCGCCCGAATTCGCGAGATCGGCCATGTTGCCGTCGATACCGAGACCACCTCGCTTGATGAGATGCAGGCCGATCTGGTCGGGATCTCGCTTTCGGTCGATACCGGCATCGCGGCCTATATCCCGCTGGCGCATGTGAAGGGCGGCGATGATCTCTTCGGTGCGGCCGAGCGGGTTGCGGGCCAGCTGGATCCTGCCGAGGTGCTGGCAAAGCTGAAACCGATGCTGGAGGATCCGTCGATCCTGAAAATCGGTCAGAATATCAAATATGACTGGAAGATTTTCGCGCGCCAGCATCCGTCAATCCGGATCGCGCCCTTCGACGATACGATGCTGATGAGCTATGCCATGTTTGCCGGCCTCAACAATCACGGCATGGACGAGCTTTCCGAGAAATATCTCGGCCATCACACCAAACCGATCAAGGATCTGATCGGCACCGGCAAATCGCAGGTGACCTTCGACAAGGTCGAGATCGCGGCGGCAGCGGCCTATGCGGCGGAAGATGCCGATGTAACCCTGCGCTTCTGGCAGCAGTTTAAGCCGCGCCTGCACCGCGAAAAAGTCACCACCGTCTATGAGACGCTGGAACGCCCGCTGGTCACAGTGCTGGCCGAGATGGAAATGGCGGGGGTGAAGGTCGACCGCGACACGCTGTCGCGCATGTCGAATGCCTTCGCGCAAAAGCTCGCGCAATATGAAGATGAGATCGTTGAGATTGCGGGAGAAAAATTCAATCCCGGCTCTCCGAAACAGCTTGGCGAGGTGCTTTTTGACCGGCTCGGCGTGCCGGGGGGCGAAAAGGGCAAGACCGGCGCCTATGGCACCGGCGCCGATATTCTCGAAGACGTCACCACCCTGGAAGACAGCCATCCGCAGGGCGCGAAGCTGGCGGCCAAGATCCTTGACTGGCGCCAGATCGCAAAGCTGAAATCGACCTATACCGATGCGCTGCAACAGGCGATCAATCCGGAAACCGGTCGCGTTCATACCTCTTATTCGATTGCCGGCGCCAATACCGGGCGCCTCGCCTCGACCGATCCGAACCTGCAGAATATCCCGGTCCGCACCGAAGAAGGCCGCCGCATCCGCGAGGCCTTTGTGGCGCCGGAAGGCCGGGTGCTGGTCTCGCTCGACTATTCCCAGATCGAATTGCGGATCCTCGCCCATATCGCCAATATTCCGGCGCTGAAACAGGCGTTCAAAGACGGGCTGGACATCCATGCGATGACCGCCTCCGAAATGTTCGGCGTGCCGGTTGAAGGCATGGACCCGATGATCCGCCGCCAGGCGAAAGCGATCAATTTCGGGGTGATCTACGGGATTTCGGGCTTTGGTCTGGCGCGCAATCTGCGCATTCCCCGCGCCGAGGCCCAGGGCTTTATCGACCGCTATTTCGAACGCTTCCCCGGTATCCGCGCCTATATGGACGAGACCATCGACTTCGCGAAAAAGCATGAATTCGTGCAGACCCTGTTCGGGCGCCGCATCAACACACCGCAGATCAATGCGAAAGGCCCCGGCGCAGGTTTCGCCAAACGCGCCGCGATCAACGCGCCGATCCAGGGCACAGCTGCCGATGTGATCCGCCGCGCCATGATCCGGATGCCGGCCGCGATTGCGGGTATCGACGCGCGGATGCTCCTCCAGGTGCATGACGAGCTTTTGTTCGAGGTGGCGGAAGACCAGGCAGACCGTCTGATTGCGGTTGCGAAAGAGGTGATGGAAACCGCCTCTGACCCGGCGGTAAAGCTGGATGTGCGCCTTGTCGTCGAGGCCGGAACCGGCCGCAACTGGGCCGAGGCGCATTGA
- a CDS encoding metallopeptidase family protein, with product MTNPSPDAIAPSLDLIESLAREAVATLPEPWRLPATHVVLRVEDFAPEEMLEAMDLNDPFELTGLYEGIPLTEKSVSDQALHPDMVWLFRRPILDEWAERGNVSLQELVSHVVIHELAHHFGWSDAEISEVDRWWE from the coding sequence ATGACAAATCCCTCGCCCGATGCCATCGCCCCTTCGCTTGACCTGATCGAAAGCCTCGCCCGCGAGGCGGTCGCGACCCTGCCGGAACCCTGGAGGCTTCCCGCGACCCATGTCGTGCTGAGGGTCGAGGATTTCGCGCCTGAAGAGATGCTCGAGGCGATGGATCTCAATGATCCGTTCGAGCTGACCGGCCTTTACGAGGGCATTCCCCTGACCGAGAAATCGGTTTCGGACCAGGCGCTGCATCCGGATATGGTCTGGCTCTTCCGCCGCCCGATCCTTGATGAATGGGCCGAGCGCGGCAATGTCTCGCTCCAGGAACTGGTCAGCCATGTGGTGATCCATGAACTGGCGCATCATTTCGGCTGGTCGGATGCGGAAATCTCCGAGGTCGACCGCTGGTGGGAATGA
- a CDS encoding DUF1127 domain-containing protein — MAAIETSRPAPFGAITTYRAVNGFGGIFAAFKAWNDARVTRKALSKLSDRELDDIGLCRGDIEMLGR; from the coding sequence ATGGCCGCCATCGAAACGAGCCGCCCTGCGCCGTTCGGCGCCATCACGACGTATCGCGCCGTTAACGGCTTTGGCGGCATTTTTGCTGCCTTCAAAGCCTGGAACGACGCACGCGTCACCCGGAAGGCCCTGTCGAAGCTCTCGGATCGCGAGCTTGACGATATCGGCCTATGCCGCGGTGACATCGAGATGCTGGGTCGCTGA
- a CDS encoding cytidine deaminase, with protein sequence MPNESLRAPATRIRDHAYAPYSGFKVGVALRTTSGAVFTGVNVENIAYPEGTCAEAGAIAAMCAAGERRIAGLLVIADSPEPVPCCGGCRQKIAEFAAPDMVVTLATTEGKTLNMTVAELLPGAFGAAHMTRAESGGAA encoded by the coding sequence ATGCCGAATGAGAGCCTGCGCGCGCCCGCAACCCGCATCCGCGATCATGCCTATGCGCCCTATTCGGGCTTTAAGGTCGGGGTGGCGCTGCGCACGACCAGCGGCGCCGTCTTTACCGGCGTCAATGTCGAGAACATCGCCTATCCCGAAGGCACCTGCGCAGAGGCCGGCGCCATTGCCGCCATGTGCGCCGCCGGAGAGCGCCGGATCGCCGGCCTCCTGGTCATCGCCGACAGCCCCGAACCGGTGCCCTGCTGCGGTGGCTGCCGTCAGAAAATCGCCGAATTCGCCGCCCCTGATATGGTCGTGACACTCGCCACCACCGAGGGCAAGACCCTGAACATGACCGTGGCCGAGCTGTTGCCCGGCGCTTTCGGCGCAGCACATATGACCCGCGCCGAAAGCGGCGGGGCCGCCTGA